A region of Candidatus Omnitrophota bacterium DNA encodes the following proteins:
- a CDS encoding chlorite dismutase family protein, producing the protein MDLSEKGAKGQSSNRRLFMQLQAFGNCPDPEALKYELQKSGLETILYLDLNDPQGCAVLYITEDPLELARSWRCALSSKTFLSLQRKPGLTMTGRTYSGGYEPDLEDWLLQRPRRYLKNPEWPWAVWYPLRRKAVFERLTPEEQGQMMREHGGIGRKYGEAGLAGDVRLACHGLDTHDNDFVIGLMGPELHSLSRCVQDMRGTRQTAEYMQSLGPFFVGKVYWVSTTVRVAAHPEEPRSGVSKGTSGA; encoded by the coding sequence ATGGATCTGTCTGAAAAGGGGGCCAAGGGGCAAAGCTCCAATCGCCGGCTGTTTATGCAGCTGCAGGCCTTTGGCAACTGCCCGGATCCCGAGGCCCTGAAATACGAGCTTCAAAAGAGTGGTTTGGAAACCATCCTGTATTTGGATCTCAACGACCCGCAGGGCTGTGCGGTGCTCTACATCACAGAGGATCCTCTGGAGCTGGCGCGTTCCTGGCGCTGCGCGCTTTCCTCAAAGACTTTCCTTTCCTTGCAGCGAAAGCCCGGGCTCACCATGACGGGACGCACCTATTCCGGAGGATATGAGCCGGATCTGGAAGACTGGCTCTTGCAGCGGCCCCGCCGATATTTGAAGAATCCGGAATGGCCCTGGGCTGTGTGGTATCCACTGCGCCGCAAGGCCGTTTTTGAACGATTGACGCCGGAAGAGCAGGGGCAGATGATGAGGGAGCACGGGGGCATCGGGCGTAAATACGGCGAGGCAGGTTTGGCAGGGGATGTGCGGCTGGCCTGCCACGGTCTGGACACGCATGACAATGATTTTGTGATTGGATTGATGGGGCCGGAGCTGCACTCGCTTTCGCGTTGTGTGCAGGATATGCGGGGGACTCGGCAAACTGCGGAGTACATGCAGTCCCTGGGTCCGTTTTTTGTGGGTAAGGTCTATTGGGTGTCCACCACAGTCCGTGTAGCCGCTCACCCAGAGGAGCCGCGCAGCGGCGTCTCGAAGGGCACAAGTGGTGCCTGA